One segment of Haloplanus natans DSM 17983 DNA contains the following:
- a CDS encoding HalOD1 output domain-containing protein: MVETEYDHVRPIGDDEHASEAVIRAVAAVSDRSPLDLPPLQESVDVDALDLLFASSTAIEGLRFTYAGHDVLVEPARVHVRRGDRR, from the coding sequence ATGGTGGAAACGGAGTACGATCACGTTCGGCCCATCGGCGACGACGAGCACGCCAGCGAAGCCGTCATCAGAGCCGTCGCGGCCGTCTCCGATCGGTCGCCGCTGGATCTCCCGCCGCTTCAAGAGTCCGTCGACGTCGACGCACTCGATCTGCTTTTCGCATCGTCGACGGCGATCGAGGGGCTCCGATTCACGTACGCCGGCCACGACGTACTGGTCGAACCGGCCCGCGTCCACGTCCGTCGCGGGGACCGGCGGTAA
- a CDS encoding DUF7344 domain-containing protein, with protein sequence MATCMDGELQPLLGGRAGLERSAIVADPRQRRILSILESRARPTTVDELGRRLAAVERGDGAVVDDVDPRSIRLDLRHRCLPGLESVGWIDRQPDGIRLDDPLSAVDISPPPLGAPDDPAWPVVSALLARPSRRVILSVVADHDGRLALKDLAAELRLRDDVIQPDDDRRLPIALHHVDLPKLAAIEVIEYDPDARTVTPTPRLAACLDRLDIE encoded by the coding sequence ATGGCTACGTGCATGGACGGCGAACTGCAACCACTCCTGGGGGGGAGGGCGGGGCTCGAACGATCGGCGATCGTCGCCGATCCGCGGCAGCGACGGATCCTCTCGATCCTCGAGTCGCGAGCGCGGCCGACGACGGTCGACGAACTCGGGCGCCGACTCGCCGCTGTGGAACGCGGCGACGGTGCGGTCGTGGACGATGTCGACCCGCGATCGATCCGGCTCGACCTCCGGCACCGCTGCCTCCCGGGTCTGGAGTCCGTGGGCTGGATCGACCGACAGCCGGATGGAATCCGCCTCGACGACCCGCTTTCGGCGGTCGACATCTCGCCGCCGCCGTTGGGAGCGCCCGACGACCCCGCGTGGCCGGTCGTCAGCGCGCTCCTCGCCCGGCCGTCCCGTCGGGTGATCCTGTCGGTCGTCGCCGACCACGACGGGCGCCTCGCCCTCAAGGACCTCGCGGCCGAACTGCGCCTGCGTGACGACGTGATACAGCCCGACGACGACCGGCGGCTCCCGATCGCCCTGCACCACGTCGACCTGCCGAAACTGGCGGCTATCGAGGTAATCGAGTACGATCCGGACGCGCGGACGGTCACCCCGACGCCGCGGCTGGCGGCGTGTCTCGACCGACTCGATATCGAGTAG
- a CDS encoding bacterio-opsin activator domain-containing protein encodes MGSSQGTDIYAETLAVFDRREDRCEPLTTLDVADALDANRRTVYKRLRTLADRGAVRTKSVGSNARVWWRPPAYERSTSSETPGEHRDRELERRSRMMESAIDGIAITDDDGEYVYVNESHVEVYGYDDATAFLGDHWSMCYPESELDRFEAEIIPTLYEDGAWRGEVLGQRQDGSTFTQDLSLTVADDDGIICVVRDITERKEQERRLRDARQFNEELVENAPFGTFRLDEELRITYENPRAEEIIGLPDDMESSDAIGVDIRTLPPIVETGQADLFDRLQEGETIEFDFPFESIYGKKAYFTGRAVPVYRDGEFDGAILMATDISERRQYERELERQREQLAALDELNDVVRGITEAVIEQSTRAEIERVVCDRLAASDSYRGAWIGAVDAGPGVEPRVEAGVEGYLDDIAAAAGENEGLVGEAVRTAELQIVRNAQEDGRPLHDDAREVGYRAAAVIPVVHGGIVYDVLGVCSTRPDAFAAEERAVLGQLGDVIGHAITAVDRKRALMSDEVVELDIRIPGLVEHSRTIDGTITIDRVTPVGDDEFLVYGTATGDAMTTIRALRDDRSDWTELRTFDEQDGRIRFEQRLADPPLTSIVADYGGNVEGGTIEDGEYSATVQFPPGTNVRRVVERLQETPLEVRVVSQRQVIREHPSSQRVLHTLAENLTERQRAALEAGYFGGFFAWPRHRSGEDIAASLDIGASTFHQHVRKAERKLLDVVFAEL; translated from the coding sequence ATGGGCTCCAGTCAGGGGACGGACATCTACGCCGAGACGCTGGCGGTGTTCGACCGGCGCGAGGATCGGTGCGAACCGCTCACCACGCTCGACGTGGCGGACGCACTCGACGCGAACCGTCGGACCGTCTACAAGCGGTTGCGGACGCTCGCCGACCGCGGGGCGGTACGCACGAAGTCGGTTGGCTCGAACGCGCGGGTCTGGTGGCGACCGCCCGCCTACGAGCGGTCGACAAGCAGCGAGACGCCCGGGGAACACCGGGACCGGGAACTGGAGCGCCGGTCCCGGATGATGGAGTCGGCCATCGACGGCATCGCCATCACCGACGACGACGGCGAGTACGTCTACGTCAACGAGAGCCACGTCGAGGTGTACGGCTACGACGACGCGACGGCGTTTCTCGGCGACCACTGGTCGATGTGTTACCCCGAGTCGGAACTCGACCGGTTCGAGGCGGAGATCATCCCGACGCTGTACGAGGACGGCGCGTGGCGCGGCGAAGTGCTCGGACAGCGGCAAGACGGGAGTACCTTCACGCAGGATCTCTCGCTAACCGTCGCCGACGACGACGGGATCATCTGTGTCGTCCGCGACATCACCGAGCGCAAAGAACAGGAGCGACGACTCCGGGATGCCCGCCAGTTCAACGAGGAGTTGGTGGAGAACGCCCCGTTCGGCACCTTCCGCCTCGACGAGGAGTTACGGATCACCTACGAGAATCCGCGTGCCGAAGAGATCATCGGCCTCCCCGACGACATGGAGTCTTCGGACGCCATCGGCGTGGATATCCGGACACTGCCACCGATCGTCGAGACGGGGCAGGCGGATCTTTTCGACCGGCTACAGGAGGGCGAGACCATCGAGTTCGACTTCCCGTTCGAGTCGATCTACGGGAAGAAGGCGTATTTCACGGGGCGAGCCGTCCCCGTCTATCGCGACGGCGAGTTCGACGGCGCAATCCTGATGGCCACCGACATCTCCGAACGCCGCCAGTACGAACGCGAACTCGAGCGACAGCGCGAGCAACTGGCCGCCCTCGACGAACTCAACGACGTGGTCCGGGGGATCACCGAGGCGGTCATCGAGCAGTCGACGCGGGCGGAGATCGAGCGGGTAGTGTGTGACCGGCTGGCGGCCTCCGACTCGTACCGCGGGGCCTGGATCGGCGCGGTCGACGCCGGGCCGGGCGTGGAGCCACGGGTAGAAGCCGGCGTCGAGGGGTATCTCGACGACATCGCGGCCGCCGCCGGCGAGAACGAGGGACTGGTCGGCGAGGCCGTCCGGACCGCGGAGCTACAGATCGTCCGAAACGCCCAGGAGGACGGTCGCCCGTTGCACGACGACGCCCGGGAGGTCGGGTATCGGGCAGCCGCGGTGATTCCGGTCGTCCACGGGGGTATCGTCTACGACGTGCTCGGGGTCTGCTCGACGCGACCGGACGCGTTCGCGGCGGAAGAGCGGGCGGTGCTCGGCCAGCTGGGCGACGTGATCGGGCATGCGATCACCGCCGTCGATCGGAAGCGGGCACTCATGAGCGACGAGGTCGTCGAACTCGACATCCGGATTCCGGGACTCGTCGAGCACTCGCGGACGATAGACGGGACGATCACCATCGACCGCGTGACGCCGGTCGGAGACGACGAGTTCCTCGTCTACGGGACGGCGACCGGCGACGCCATGACGACGATACGCGCGCTGCGTGACGACCGATCGGACTGGACGGAACTGCGGACGTTCGACGAGCAGGACGGACGGATACGGTTCGAACAACGCCTCGCGGACCCGCCGCTGACCTCGATCGTCGCGGACTACGGCGGGAACGTCGAGGGGGGAACGATCGAAGACGGCGAGTACAGCGCGACCGTCCAGTTCCCGCCGGGCACGAACGTGCGGCGGGTCGTCGAGCGGCTTCAGGAGACACCGCTCGAGGTCAGGGTCGTCAGCCAGCGACAGGTGATCCGCGAGCACCCGTCGTCACAGCGCGTCCTGCACACGCTCGCGGAGAACCTGACCGAGCGGCAGCGGGCGGCGCTCGAAGCGGGCTATTTCGGCGGTTTCTTCGCGTGGCCGCGGCACCGCTCCGGCGAGGACATCGCGGCGTCGCTCGACATCGGCGCCTCGACGTTCCACCAGCACGTCCGGAAGGCCGAGCGGAAACTCCTCGACGTGGTGTTTGCCGAGCTGTGA
- the hisI gene encoding phosphoribosyl-AMP cyclohydrolase → MTVEVDFGSDGLVPTVAQDADSGEVLMLAYVSPEALDRTRETGRAHYHSRSRDELWEKGATSGHIQHVREVRVDCDGDTLLYLVDQDGGACHTGYRSCFYRTVEGETVGERVFDPDEVYDSE, encoded by the coding sequence ATGACCGTCGAGGTGGATTTCGGCTCGGACGGCCTCGTCCCCACCGTCGCACAGGACGCCGACTCCGGCGAGGTGTTGATGCTGGCGTACGTTTCGCCCGAGGCACTCGACCGGACCCGCGAGACGGGGCGGGCGCACTACCACTCCCGGAGCCGTGACGAACTCTGGGAGAAGGGAGCGACGAGCGGCCACATCCAGCACGTTCGGGAGGTTCGGGTGGACTGTGACGGCGACACCCTGCTCTATCTCGTCGACCAGGACGGCGGCGCCTGTCACACCGGTTACCGCTCCTGTTTCTACCGGACCGTCGAGGGCGAAACCGTCGGCGAACGCGTCTTCGACCCCGACGAGGTGTACGATTCGGAATGA
- a CDS encoding DUF7118 family protein — MSDAESGVAAETLRDAREELADASAAVEEAGERRLRTVRDAHREATALLDRYEGRATGTGDFRAYVEFQEKFVELVEELPEDLPAREAFEAANEHLDQRRLGEDDFDRARELLEPAADRAALLGEREDARERYETVRRDARRRRRELDDRIDELERLQRLGEADLDAPVERLRDPVASYNEAVEEAWREFRRTASARELFRVVEASEAYPLAAFEQPPSDLRAYVETTPAGEEPIPTLLEYADYSTSKLSHYVDDPGALRTRVSTGRTYLERLDAEPLTVSWPPPSADRLRYRAAELVSVVARFAPEEVVAEARRLRRLPDEVAYEHLRETALARDELDADERERLERGAVEAELSAARDERERIERALAETGS, encoded by the coding sequence ATGAGCGACGCGGAGAGCGGCGTCGCGGCGGAGACGCTCCGTGACGCCCGCGAGGAACTCGCCGACGCGAGCGCCGCCGTCGAGGAGGCGGGGGAACGACGGCTCCGGACCGTCCGCGACGCCCACCGTGAGGCGACCGCCCTCCTCGACCGGTACGAGGGGAGGGCGACCGGGACCGGCGACTTCCGCGCGTACGTCGAGTTCCAGGAGAAGTTCGTCGAACTCGTCGAGGAACTCCCCGAGGACCTGCCGGCCCGGGAGGCGTTCGAGGCGGCGAACGAGCACCTCGACCAGCGCCGCCTCGGCGAGGACGACTTCGACCGGGCGCGGGAACTCCTCGAACCGGCGGCCGACCGTGCCGCCCTGCTCGGGGAGCGCGAGGACGCACGGGAGCGCTACGAGACGGTGCGACGCGACGCCCGGCGGCGACGGCGGGAACTCGACGACCGGATCGACGAACTGGAGCGCCTGCAACGCCTGGGCGAGGCCGATCTCGACGCCCCCGTCGAGCGCCTGCGTGATCCGGTCGCGTCCTACAACGAGGCCGTCGAGGAGGCGTGGCGGGAGTTCCGACGGACGGCGAGCGCCCGCGAACTCTTCCGCGTCGTCGAGGCGAGCGAGGCGTACCCCCTCGCCGCCTTCGAGCAGCCGCCGTCGGACCTGCGGGCGTACGTCGAGACGACGCCGGCGGGCGAGGAGCCGATTCCGACGCTCCTGGAGTACGCGGACTACTCGACGTCGAAGCTCTCACACTACGTCGACGACCCGGGCGCCCTCCGGACGCGGGTGTCGACGGGACGGACCTATCTCGAACGGCTGGACGCCGAGCCGTTGACGGTGTCGTGGCCGCCGCCGTCGGCCGACCGTCTCCGGTATCGGGCGGCCGAACTCGTCTCCGTCGTTGCCCGCTTCGCCCCCGAGGAGGTTGTCGCGGAGGCGCGTCGGCTCCGCCGCCTGCCCGACGAAGTGGCGTACGAGCACCTGCGCGAGACGGCGCTCGCTCGCGACGAACTCGACGCGGACGAACGGGAACGGCTGGAACGCGGGGCGGTCGAGGCGGAACTGAGCGCCGCCCGCGACGAACGCGAGCGGATCGAACGGGCGCTCGCCGAGACGGGGAGCTAG